The DNA window CTGATCCAGGGTAAATACTGGACCGTCTTTACACACCAGCTCTTTACCGATATTGCAGCGACCGCACATGCCGATACCGCACTTCATGCGGTTTTCAAGGCTCATGATGATGTGGTCATGCTTATAGCCCAGTTTGTCCAGCACGGGCAGGGTAAACTTGATCATCATGGGAGGACCGCAGACAATGGCGTAGGTGTCATCGCTGGCCGGAGGTGCAACCTTTTCCGCAACCGGAGGAATAAAGCCCTGATGATACTTCCAGTTGGGATCATCGGTTTTATCTACGGTGATGTGCATGTTGATTTTGCCCTGAGCTTCCCATTCACGGAGATCGTCCATGTAAAGAAGCATACCGGGCGCACGGGCACCATAAACAACATCGATCTTGCCGAACTTATCCCGGTTATCCAGCATCATCTTGATGGAAGACCGCAGGGTCGTGAAAGCAAAACCACCGCCCACGATCAAAATGTTCTTTCCCTCAAGGATTTCCCAGGGATACCAGTTCCCCATGGGACCACGAAGACCCATKATATCGCCCACCTGCATGGAGTGCAGRTAGCTTGTCACTTTGCCGGTTTTAAATACCGTAAATTTTACAAAGCCCTTTTCCGTGGGGCTGGACGCAATAC is part of the Desulfobotulus mexicanus genome and encodes:
- a CDS encoding FAD/NAD(P)-binding protein, with product MRNPNPYEPYPVRIDDITVETEDKSLKTFKFVFLNPEHEEMFAYKAGQFAELSIPGQGEIPIGIASSPTEKGFVKFTVFKTGKVTSYLHSMQVGDIMGLRGPMGNWYPWEILEGKNILIVGGGFAFTTLRSSIKMMLDNRDKFGKIDVVYGARAPGMLLYMDDLREWEAQGKINMHITVDKTDDPNWKYHQGFIPPVAEKVAPPASDDTYAIVCGPPMMIKFTLPVLDKLGYKHDHIIMSLENRMKCGIGMCGRCNIGKELVCKDGPVFTLDQLNQMPKEY